Proteins found in one Oncorhynchus gorbuscha isolate QuinsamMale2020 ecotype Even-year linkage group LG15, OgorEven_v1.0, whole genome shotgun sequence genomic segment:
- the LOC123997283 gene encoding tektin-2-like: protein MLVGMATTSRKPGQRYWVTDWETNNKLLTDTAEHQRHHSQQTRQEGRALRHQTACKTRWDESDSRDRLVDRINEVTEQKDRLQFCVQAMEREIKALTQVKEETERALAETTMPLEVVVECLTQREGRKGSELVSDPLEGQLKREAQMIDTMQQEMQQHISKAFEQLCCLKEAHQQLTFDLTNKTEALDVDLSCLSLTDKSPDISFKPDPTHVPTSASTHQEWEQFTHYNVTRAEEEMQASLQLRETMTSTRIQVQNDLEGQWVTTGFNLRKRAHQLQQACSQLHWQHTATREEITELLRDIHHLEQELLATECPLKLVHTRLENRNSRPGVDLCRDQVHSGLVEEAKQLGATIEALQQNLAKSRHSLQSLEEQQACIGEDLSRKQEALELEQRSDHIRQHLEVLSEAETVKIIPGVTVPIPGFTREMF, encoded by the exons ATGTTGGTAGGAATGGCCACTACGAGTAGGAAGCCCGGTCAGCGTTACTGGGTGACAGACTGGGAGACCAATAACAAGCTGCTCACGGACACTGCCGAGCATCAACGCCACCATTCACAGCAGACAAGGCAGGAGGGGCGGGCCCTGAGGCACCAGACAGCCTGTAAG ACACGCTGGGATGAGAGTGACAGCCGAGACAGGCTGGTTGACAGGATCAATGAGGTCACTGAGCAGAAGGACAGACTGCAGTTCTGCGTACaggcaatggagagagagatcaaagCTCTGACACAG GTGAAGGAAGAGACTGAGAGGGCCCTGGCGGAAACGACCATGCCCCTGGAAGTGGTAGTGGAGTGTCTGACCCAGAGAGAGGGCCGGAAGGGGAGCGAGTTGGTCAGTGACCCCCTGGAGGGCCAGCTGAAGAGGGAGGCCCAGATGATTGACACCATGCAGCAAGAGATGCAGCAGCATATCAGCAAGGCCTTCGAGCAGCTCTG CTGTCTCAAGGAAGCCCACCAACAGCTGACCTTTGACCTAACCAACAAGACCGAAGCCCTGGATGTGGACCTATCATGCCTGTCACTCACAGACAAGTCACCTGACATATCTTTCAAGCCTGACCCCACCCATGTACCCACGAG TGCCTCCACACACCAAGAGTGGGAGCAGTTCACCCACTACAACGTGACCCGGGCTGAGGAGGAGATGCAGGCTTCCCTACAGCTGAGGGAGACGATGACCTCTACAAGGATACAGGT CCAGAATGACCTGGAGGGGCAGTGGGTCACCACTGGGTTCAACCTGCGCAAGAGGGCCCACCAGCTCCAGCAGGCCTGCAGTCAGCTGCACTGGCAGCACACGGCT ACCAGAGAGGAGATCACAGAGCTGTTGAGGGACATCCACCATCTTGAGCAGGAGCTGCTGGCTACAGAGTGTCCCTTGAAGCTGGTCCATACCAGGCTGGAGAACAGGAACTCGAGGCCCGGAGTGGACCTCTGCAGAGACCAG GTGCATTCTGGACTGGTGGAAGAGGCTAAGCAGTTGGGAGCCACCATAGAAGCGTTACAGCAGAATCTAGCCAAGTCTAG GCACTCTCTGCAGTCCCTAGAGGAGCAACAGGCCTGTATAGGTGAGGACCTGTCCAGAAAGCAGGAGGCCCTGGAGCTGGAGCAGCGTAGCGACCACATCCGCCAGCACCTGGAGGTCCTGTCTGAGGCCGAGACAGTCAAGATCATCCCTGGAGTCACTGTCCCCATCCCCGGCTTCACCAGAGAGATGTTCTGA